GAGCTCACAAGTGAACCCAACCAGCGGATGCTTTTGCGCATAAAGGTCTTCCGCCAGAGTGATCATGCGCACGGCGCGCATGGGTTTCATTTTGGCTGGTTCGTTCAGCCCCGCTGTTTCGGCCGGATGCAAAGCGCCTGCGCCGGCCGTCGCCAGAGAAGCCTGCGTCCAAAAGGATTTGTCGAAGATCCGCGGGTCGCCGAACGGCAAGCGTGCGCTCACCGTCAGTGCGGTCAATCGCCAGAGGCCTTCCTGCAGTTTCATGCTGACCAGAAACCGCAGCGCCACGGGCGTGGGATCTTCCACCCCGGACTGAAACCTGTGGATGGACAATTCCATGTCATCTTCGTTGCCGCGCTGGTCTTCGCCCACCACGTGGACTTCAAGCCGCTCATGTTTCTCCGCATTGTTGACGGCGAAGAGGATCCGCCCGGTTTCGAAGATATCCAGCTTTTCGCCGTTGGCGCTTCTTATCATGTTGACCCACTGCCCGGGATTCAGCCCGCCGGTTGTTGAGTTCCGCGCGATGTCGGCCAATTTCTGCTGGACTTCCGGAGTGAGGTGCTTTTGGAATTTGTCTTCGTTACCGCTGAGCATTTCCAGGATCGCCTGCCGCGGGGACTGCTCGGGATGGGGCGAAGCCTGGGGCTGCGCCGCGGAAAGCGCAGCGGTGCCCAGAATCGCGATAAGGAATTTGAATCTGCTGCCGGGCGTCATGGTACATCTCCTGAGGTCCGTCTCCTGAGGCTCTTTCCAATCCGCACTTTGATCTTCAAGGCGAGTGTCTCCAGTGTGCACCGTAAGAATGGGCAGAGAAAGTGACCTTTGGACAACGCTGGATTTCCGTTGGGACGCTGGCCCACGGGAAGGCGTTGAGAATCGGGAGGTTGGTCGCCGGCAAAAAGCTGATTATTTGCGCCGGGAGGCGCGCAGTTCGGCGACGATTTCGCCTGCAGCCTGGCGCGCGGTTTCAGCTTGGTTCGGCGGGAAGGAAATGGCGCCTACGCGGGCGTGCCCGCCGCCGCCGTAGCGCTCGCAAATCTTGGCCAGGTTGACCATGTTCTGCTCGGTTGTCCAGGGATTGGAGCCGACGGAGACTTTCGTCCGGAAGCTGCTGCTGCTCAAGCCCACGCTATACACGGACTGAGGATGCAGGTAGTACGGAATGAATTTGTTATAGCCTTCAAGGTCCTGGTCAGCGATGTCGAAATAAACGGTGCCCTCTTTGCACTCTGACCGTTTGCGCAGAATGTCTATGGAAAGGCGATGACGCTGCAGCAGCGGGGGGACCAGCGCCGCAACGAAGGGCTCTTGAATCACCTGGGCCAGCGGTTCCCGCACCAGGCACGGAATCAGTTGGGGCGGAAGCAGCGGGTCACTGGTGGATTCAATCACCATGGTCAGCTTCATGGCCGGCTCGGCCATCTCCACTGCTTGCTGGGGCGAATCAAATTGGGCGCCGTCAATCACGTCAGCCCACTGGATCAATTCAGCCACCGGACGCGGATCAAAGCCGAATTTCTCCTGTGCGATCTGGGACAGGAACTTGGTGCAAGACTTGAATTCGGGATCGTAAAACTTTTGCGCCTGGCTATTGCGGCGATAGTGGTCGGCGTCCTGCGGGGTGAGAAAAGCGCTCTGATGATGGTCAAACCACCAGGTGATTTTGGGCGAAGCCGAATACTTGAAATCAACGATGGCGTTTTCATCGCCGGTGAAGTCGTTTTCATCGAACAGGGCGCCGGCGCGATGCACCAGCCCGGTGAATTGAAAGTCAGCGCCGGGGTGAATTCGTTCCGCATAAAAACGGGAAAACAAAGCAGCCGAAGCCGTCCCGTCAAAACACTTGCCGTGATAAAAAACCCTGACTTTCAATGGAGCCCTCATTCCCTGTCCGACTCACGCCCAAAGGTAAAACTACTAGAAATGCCATTTCCCCAACAGTTCTGTCAAGGAACAGACGGCTGCCCCGCGCGTCCGCGCCACCTTGCAAGCTCGCCGGCGCCGCTATTTGTAGATGGAGAACTGGTCTTGCGGCTTTTGTAGTTTGATGGTGATCTCCAGGCTGGGCTGGCTTACCACGTAGTCTTCGCCGTACGTGCGGAACCCGCGGGCAATCACTTGGATCCTCACCTTGCCGTAAGGAATACCCGTGGCCTCGGCTTTGCCGTCGTCGTGGGTCTTCAATTCCAGACCTTCCTGCTTGGCGTTGCCTTCTTTGTCCACCAGATGCAAAACCACTTCAGCGTTCTTCACCGGCTTGCCGTTGGCTTCCCTGAGGATGGTGAGATTGACCCGGGCGGTGGTGGGCTGCTCTTTGGGCGGCTCCTTGGACTGGTCTTGCTGCGCGAACAGCGCCAAAGACAGCAACAGGGTCCAGGAGACTGACTTGAGGCAAATCATAAGCCCCATTCTAAACCGAAATTCGCTCCCGTTCGAGGGGGATGGCTTGGCGGCTGAACAAGTTACACCGGGTGCCGAGAGATTCGCGGAGGCTTTGCCCCAACTCTGAAGAGGCCGGGCAACCCGTTAGTTCAGTTACTTTAGTAAGCGGTTTGTTGCTTACTGTGGTATTGACGAGGTCCCTTGAGCGAAGTACTTTTGTCAGCAATAGGTTCCCCAACCAGGTAGAAGCAGCGACGTCCCCACCCAGGTTAAGAGTAGCAAGCCTTTTGCGCCATAAGTTGCAGCGCCTGAGCAACATGGCAAGGAGGAGCGTTTCTCTTACTTTGAAAATACGGGGGCTGCGGCCCTTGAAGTAACCGCAAGAGCGAACTTCACGGTCGGGCTGTAGGAGGGTTTATGTCGGAAAACCAAGTCGGCGGACCGCCAGCAGTGACGGCTTTCGCCGAGAGAGATAACCGGGCGCGCGGCATGCGCGGGTTCAGCATGGTCGAATTGCTGATAGTGGTGGTGCTGTTGGCCATCATAGCCGGCATCACGTTCATCTTCGTGACCCCGGTTCTCAAGCAAATGCGCGTGGACAGTGCCTACAGTACGACCATGTCGGCGATGGACACAGCGCGCTCGCGCGCAACGACGATGCGGCGAACCTACGCCGTCACCTTCACGTTGCCGGGCACCATCACGGTCACCGACGCGCAGGATGCAACCGTACCGCCGATTCTCACGGCCACGCTGCCCGACGATGTTGCTTTTGACGCGGAGAAAGGCATTCCCGCCACCACCGCGACGGCGCCCGACCGGTTGGGCAACGGACAGCCTGACGGCCCGGTGTGCTTTGACATCGGCGTAACCGTGAACTGCTCCTTCACCTTCCTTTTTTATCCTGACGGCTCCGCTCGTGATGCCGCCGGGAACGTCAACAACGGAGTGATCTACATTGCCCGGCCCACGGAACTGATGAGTTCCCGCGCCATCACCTTGTTTGGACTCTCCGGCCGTATCCGCGGCTGGCGGCTCGCCAAGACGGTCCCCGCGGGCGTCACATACTGGAGGCAACAATGAGAGTGCGGCGAGCGGTTGCAAGAATTTCGCGCGGCAACTCAGGCATTTCCTTGGTTGAGGTGCTGTTCGCCATGGTGATCCTCACCGGCGGCCTGATCGGATTGCTGAGCACACTGACCTTCGCCATGGCTGCCACCCACTCGTCCGGGCAGGACATCATTGCCAAACAACTGGCATCCGAAGCCATGGAAAACATCTTTACCGCGCGGAACTCCAATCAGCTGGTTTGGCTGCAGATTCAAAACCAGGGTGCGGGAACCGTCCCTGATGGAATCTTTGTGCCCGGACTCTGGCCGATCAATCAAGTCCCAATCGCCGGCAACAATGCCGGGCTGATCAACACGCCGGAATATCTGGCGGGGGCGCCCAAGGTCCTGACAGCCCCCGGACCCGACGGGATCCTGGGTACCGCCGACGATGTCCAGATGCCGTTGACCAACTTCAAGCGCAGCATTTCCATTGTGACCGTCCCCGGCACCAGCGATCAGTTGCGCACCATCACCGTGAATGTGCAATACACGGCGCCACCCATCTACGTAGTCAAGAATTACACCCTGCAAGGGTATATCTCGCAGTTCCGGTAGAGGCCTGCTATGCATCGTGCAACTTCAAATTCGAGCCGCGGTTTCACCTTGGTAGAACTGTTGGTTGCTTTAGGACTAGGCGTGATGGTGGTGGGCGCGGCCGTGTCCTTGTTCAAAAAGGGCAGCGACGTAACCACCGTGACGTCGCAACGAAGCCAGTTGCAGACCGATCTGCGCGCCGCTGAGGCCATGTTAGTCAGAGATATCAGCATGGCCGGCGCGGGCATGCCTTCGGGCGGAATCCCGGTACCGAGCACGGCGCCATTGCCGCGCTATGGCTGCGACCTTACCGCCGTATGCTACGTCGTCGCCAACTTCCCAAGTTTCGCTACGGTCCCGGTTACTCCCAATACTGCGTATTACGTGCTTCCCGGGCCGGGCAAGGGGCCAGTGATCACACCTGGACAGCCAGCGACCGATACCATCACCGTCATCTACGCCGACAACGCCTTTTTGCTGAACGACTACAACGTGACCTTCAATGCGGCAGGAACCGTGGCCACCTTTGCCCCGCCAGTGCCGCTGCCCGCCCCGCCGCCGCAGGCCGTCAATGATCCGGTGGTTGGATTGAGGACCGGCGACGTGGTGATGTTCCAAAATACAAAAGGGACGGCGCTGGCGGTGGTCACCGGAAACGTTGCGGTGGCCGGGCTAAACTTCACGGCGCCTTTTGCCAACGGAGATGTCCTGCGCCTCAACAACAGCGCAGCCGGATCGCGCAGCATCCCCAGCATTCTGGCCGGCACCAACACGCAGGCGTCGCGCATCTGGATCATCACGTATTACCTGGACACCACCGTGGACGCCGGCGGAAGCGTCACCGCGCGTCTGATGCGGCAAGTCAACACGCAGCCGCCCGTGCCCCTGGCTGACAATATCGTCAATCTGAAATTCACCTACGACGCGTACGACATCAACGGCGTACTGCAAGCCGAACTTCCGGATGCGGGCGCGAGCAACGTGCCGCCGGTAACTCCCAACATGATTCAGAAAGTCAATCTTGCCGCCCTGACGGGGCGCAGCCCGTTCCGCGGGACGCAAGGGTTCCAGGGCTTGAGTCTGCAAACCCAGATCAGCGTACGCAATTTGAGCTTTAAAGACCGGTACCAGTAAGAGTAAGAGGAGGAAGCAAAATCATGGATCTCGTGAAGGCGAAGAAAATCAACAACACCGGGAAAAGTCCCTCAATGAACCATGCTGGCCTCCGTTCACGCGGATTTGCCCTGCTCGCGTGCCTGTTGCTGGTTTTGCTGATGTCGGCGATCTCGATTGGCTTGCTCATGATGGTCAACTCCGAGGGCAAAGCCGGCGGGTACGACACCCAGAACAACAAGGCCTACCACGCCACCGAAGGCGCCATCGAAAAGATGACCACGGACCTGGCCAATGCCTTCACCACGATTCAGGCGCCGCAGCCTTCCGACATTACGGGTTTGAGCGTGCTTGCGCCGCCGAGCACGCCCACGCTGCAATACATTGACTACAGCTTTACGCCCAACGTGGATCCGGTGACGGGAAAAATCTCGGCAACGTACCGGCTGATCGCCAGCGGAGCCAACCAGGGTCTGTATGCTCAGATCATCCCCATCCAGCTTAAAGCCACGACCCAGACCGGACTGAACGCGCAGGTCACCATGATCCGCAACGTAGAAGTGGCGCTGATCCCTGTGTTCCAGTTCGGCATCTTTTGCGATATGGACTGCGGATTCTACAGCAGTCCCAACCTGACGTTTAACGGCCGCCTGCACACCAACCAAGACTTGTACGTGGGAGTGTCCGCGGGCTCTACCGTGACCTTCAACGACAAAATCACGGTGTTCGGCAACGTGATTCGCCAGGTCCTGCCGAATGGACTTCCATCGGCCACCAATAACAACACCGGCACGGTGGACATTCTGTCGGCGCCGAGCGGTTGCACGGGTGGCGCCGGTCCAAGCTGCATTGCCATGAGCATGACACAGGGGAGCGTGGTTAACGGCCCGGCCTCTGCCCAGAACGGCGCCTGGAAAGGCATTTCAACCGGCACGTATGCCGGCTGGATCGTGGACGGAAACTATGGCGGGCCCAATGGCACCGGCGCCGTGAAGCTGGTGATGCCCTTCACCAACTCCGGTCCGGTTGGCGGGGGAGCCGCTGGAGCCTTGCCGAAAGCTTATGAAATCATCCGGCACCCTTTGGCTGGCGATTCGCCGGCTACATCGCAAGCCCGGCTATACAATCAAGCCGAGATTCGCGTATTGCTGGAGGATGACCCGGCGGATCTTCCCGGCGGCGTGGCCGACCCCGGCAATATCCGTTTAGCCAATGTTCAAACCAGCCCGGGCGCGCCCGATTACAGCCGCGGTGTGCCAACATCCACACCTTTGTTGCCGGTTTTGGGCGGCCTGGCCACGTACAACACATATTTTGCTGAAGCCAATACTGCCTTTCCCGACCCCACAGGAATGATCCTGAACACGACCAAGGTTGCTTTGCCATCCGACTGGCCAACGCCGCCGGCGGCGGTGCCCGCAGGGCATGCCACTCTGGTGCCTGCCGGAGCGCCAGTACCTGCCCCGCCGGGCGCCGGTACATGGAACCTGATTGACGGCTACCTGCGCGTGGAGTATCGCGACGCAGTGGGTGTGTACCATCCGGTTACGAAGGAATGGCTGGAGCTGGGATTCGCCCGGGGATTGCTCCCGCCAACCCCTGCTGCTCCGAACAACGTTAATCCCAAGGCCATTCTGCTTCTGCAGAAGCCCGCAGACCGCGATGGCAACGGAGTCTTGGACCCCTTCGCCGCGCATAGCGTGGCCTGCACCACGTGCGTGGACCATCCCGCGGAAACACCGGCCGACGCTGCCACGCTCCGTCCGGAATTTGGCTCCAGCGCGCAGGCCACCAGCATCACTCGCAACAACTGGTATCCCATCAATTTTTATGACGCGCGCGAAGGCGAAGCCCGCGACCAGGACGTTGCCGGCCCAAGTTGCACCGTCAACGGCGTGATGAATGCAGTGGAGCTGGACGTCGCCAACCTGAAACGGTGGCTGCTGGATGCAACCGGCAGCGGTCCCAACGTGGCCTTCAACGATCACAACGGTTACATCCTGTACTTCTCTGACCGCAGGGGCATGCAGGTGAATCCCTTCAAGGGCTTCAAGACCGGTGACGCCGGCCTGGAAGACGTAATCAACGCCGCCAGCGCAGCGGGCGTGCCGGACCAGAAACTGGAACCACCGCCGCCGGCTACGCCGGGCCACGATCCAACGCTGTCACCGGAAGACGTGAACCTGGACGGCAATTTCGACAACTGGGGCGCCTGGAACATGGGAGCGGGGTTCAACTTGAACACCTCGGTCCCCCTGAGTCCGTATGGTCCGGCCCGCATGCCGAATTGCTTCAACAACGCCGGATTCAACGCGGCCGGGACCGTGGCTAACGCAACACTGGCGAACCCGCCGGGACGCAAGAACCGGGTCAGCGGGGCACGGCACGTGATTCGTCTGGTGGACGGCGCGATGGTCGGCACCACGGCGGCCACCGCAGTGACTCCTCTCCCGGTCAAGCCCGATGGCACCGGCGGCGGATTCACCGTTGCGTCAGAGAACCCGGTGTACATTCTGGGAAACTACAACACCAACGCCTCGGACACCATCTGGCCTACTTTGCCCAGCGCAGCGGCCGGTATTGCCGCGGAATGGAAACATGCGGACTCCGCGGTGATTGCTGACGCGGTTACCCTGCTTTCCAACAACTGGTCCGACTATGCCAGCCTGAAGACTCCCACGGGAGCAACCACGAACCGGCCCGCAGCCACCACCTACTACCGCGTGGCCATTGCCGCGGGCAAGAACATCACATTCCCCAACCCGGCGTATGCCACCGGCGTTATGTACGGTTTCGGCACCGATGGCGGTGTCCACAACTTCCTGCGGTTCCTGGAAGATTGGACGGGGCAAACGCTCAACTACGGCGGCTCCATGGTGAGCCTGTTCTACTCCACCTACAACACCGGCACTTTCAAGTGCTGTAATGACGCGGTCTACCACCCGCCAGCCCGTAATTATCAATTTGACACGGACTTCCAGGACCCGGCCAAGCTTCCGCCGGGGACCCCGATGTTCCGCGACATCAACAACCTGAGCTTCCGCCAGGACTTTACGCCAAGCGCGCTGGCAGCTCCGAAAAATAGCTTCTGAAATACTGAAAATTCGGAATGGACGAGGCGGCTCGAAAGGGCCGCCTTGGTTTTTTGCGGTGACCTGGGTTGCACGACGGAAGACAACGACTTTGACGCTCTTGCGCCATCGGCTAAGATATGAACTGCGCCATCAGTGAGACAAGAGGAACGCACGATGAATATTGAAATCCGCGATGCGGCCCTAGAGGCCAGAATCCGCAAACAAATCCAGGCGACTGGCTCGGGCAGCGTGGAAGAAGTGTTGCTGCGTTTGCTTGAAACCCAGGAAGAACAGGACCGCTGGCTTTTGGAGAACCGAGAAACCATCACCGTGAAAATTCAGCATGGTCTGGATCAGCTTGACCGGGGCGAAGGAATCCCCGAAGACCAACTCGATGCGTACCTGAAGGACCTGAAAGCTAAACCTGAATGAAGCGGCGCTACGTTCTTGCGCCAGAAGCCGCACACGATCTTGCCCAGATCTGGCGATATATCAAGGAACAAAGCAACAGATCAATCGCCGACCGGGTTGAAGGTGTCATTCGAGACAGGATCGTCTTTCTGTCAGAAAACCCCGGCGCCGGACATTCGCGCAAGAATTTGACAGACAGCGCGGTGAAATTCTTTCCAGTCTATTCTTACCTCATCGTCTACCGGTCCGAGAGCAAGCCGTTGCAGGTGGTATCCATTCTCCACGGCCGTCGGGAGTTGGAGAGGATTTTGAAAGATCGTCTCTGACGACCCATCTTCCCTGTCGCCATTTCTCGTTATTAGCGCCTCGTGCAAATATCGCTTGACCTCAGAACTCTCCCCTGCCGGGGCTTGAGTTTTGTCCGGCAGACTGGGTAATCTTGGTGTCCCGCATTGCGCTCTAGGGCAGACGTGGGACGCCCGTGACCACCGCGGTGAGTAGACTCTTTGGGCTTCAGTCGAAAGGAAAATGAATGAAAATCGTAGCGCTGATCGCACGAATTCTGCTTGGGTTGGCCTTCTTTGTGTTCGGACTCAACGGCTTCCTGAACTTTATGAAGGCGCCTCCCCTGCCGCCTGGATTGGCAGCCCAGTTTATTGACGCGCTGGTCAAGTCGCACTACTTTCTACCGGTGGCGGGGCTGCAAGTTCTGGGCGGCGCGCTGCTGTTGATCGGCCGCTACGTTCCGCTCGGGCTGACGCTGCTTGGCCCGGTGATCGTGAACATTCTCTTGTACCATTTGCTCATGGAACCCAAGGGCCTGCCCGTTGCCATCGTTGTGGCGATTCTTTGGGGCATTGTGGCGTATTACTTCCGGCAGAATTTTTCCGGCCTGTTTGCGCAGAAGATGGCATGAGGTAAAGCTGGCATGTGCAGAAACATCAAAACGCTTTTTAACTTCGATCCGCCGGTCACGGACGAAGAGGTGCGGGCGGCTTCGCTGCAGTTCGTGAGGAAAATCAGCGGGTTCAACAAGCCGTCAAAGGCCAACGAAGCCGCGTTTGAGGCGGCCATTGAGGAGATCGCCGGCGTGGCAGGCCGGCTTCTCCGTTCATTGGAGACGACGGCGCCGCCGAAGAGTCGCGAAGAAGAAGCTGCCAAGGCGAGGGCGCGGGCGGCAGAGAGATTTGGCGGAGCAAATAGCAATTAGCAGTTGGCAATTGGCCAAAGGCAGAGGAAGCAAATAGCGAATAGCAGAAGGGCCTTTGGCTTTTGGTGTTTGGCAGAACGGTTTCCCAATTCTGGTGTCGCACCTGTGGCGCTGGGCTCGAACGGCGCACAGCTTCGGAACCGTACAGGACATCGTGGTTCGTATGGCACAGGCACTCTTGCCTGTGCCTCTTCGTCTTGTGTCGCCCCTCCGGGGCTTGAATTCTTTCTTCACCTAACCCAGGCCTTACGGCCTGGGCTACCATTATTCCGCGCCTGCGGCGCTCAAGCGTGACTGAATTTGGAGAGCGCTTTAATCCTCAAGAGATTCTTGCAGATCTCTCTTCGGTCCGATGAGCGCGGTGCAGAAGCTGCTATTTGCTAGCTGCCAATTGCCAGTTGCTATTTGCTATTTGCTATTTGCTAGTTGCCAGGTGCCAGTTGCTAGTTGTTAGCTGCTATTTGCCAATTGCGTCCTT
This genomic interval from Terriglobia bacterium contains the following:
- a CDS encoding prepilin-type N-terminal cleavage/methylation domain-containing protein; translation: MSENQVGGPPAVTAFAERDNRARGMRGFSMVELLIVVVLLAIIAGITFIFVTPVLKQMRVDSAYSTTMSAMDTARSRATTMRRTYAVTFTLPGTITVTDAQDATVPPILTATLPDDVAFDAEKGIPATTATAPDRLGNGQPDGPVCFDIGVTVNCSFTFLFYPDGSARDAAGNVNNGVIYIARPTELMSSRAITLFGLSGRIRGWRLAKTVPAGVTYWRQQ
- a CDS encoding DUF2277 domain-containing protein; its protein translation is MCRNIKTLFNFDPPVTDEEVRAASLQFVRKISGFNKPSKANEAAFEAAIEEIAGVAGRLLRSLETTAPPKSREEEAAKARARAAERFGGANSN
- a CDS encoding prepilin-type N-terminal cleavage/methylation domain-containing protein — encoded protein: MHRATSNSSRGFTLVELLVALGLGVMVVGAAVSLFKKGSDVTTVTSQRSQLQTDLRAAEAMLVRDISMAGAGMPSGGIPVPSTAPLPRYGCDLTAVCYVVANFPSFATVPVTPNTAYYVLPGPGKGPVITPGQPATDTITVIYADNAFLLNDYNVTFNAAGTVATFAPPVPLPAPPPQAVNDPVVGLRTGDVVMFQNTKGTALAVVTGNVAVAGLNFTAPFANGDVLRLNNSAAGSRSIPSILAGTNTQASRIWIITYYLDTTVDAGGSVTARLMRQVNTQPPVPLADNIVNLKFTYDAYDINGVLQAELPDAGASNVPPVTPNMIQKVNLAALTGRSPFRGTQGFQGLSLQTQISVRNLSFKDRYQ
- a CDS encoding type II toxin-antitoxin system RelE/ParE family toxin yields the protein MKRRYVLAPEAAHDLAQIWRYIKEQSNRSIADRVEGVIRDRIVFLSENPGAGHSRKNLTDSAVKFFPVYSYLIVYRSESKPLQVVSILHGRRELERILKDRL
- a CDS encoding phosphoesterase, producing MKVRVFYHGKCFDGTASAALFSRFYAERIHPGADFQFTGLVHRAGALFDENDFTGDENAIVDFKYSASPKITWWFDHHQSAFLTPQDADHYRRNSQAQKFYDPEFKSCTKFLSQIAQEKFGFDPRPVAELIQWADVIDGAQFDSPQQAVEMAEPAMKLTMVIESTSDPLLPPQLIPCLVREPLAQVIQEPFVAALVPPLLQRHRLSIDILRKRSECKEGTVYFDIADQDLEGYNKFIPYYLHPQSVYSVGLSSSSFRTKVSVGSNPWTTEQNMVNLAKICERYGGGGHARVGAISFPPNQAETARQAAGEIVAELRASRRK